GCCATTATTGTGGGTAGTGCAATGGCAAGCTTCTGTGTTGAAAAATTTGGAACAACCCGTTTGAAAGAAATTTCGAAAGAAGATATTGAAGCACGCATTCAGCAGTTTGTACAATTGGTGAATTTTGATATTGAGTTGGTGTGAGGAGATGTTAAATAAAACTTTTAAAGCAGCAGTAATGCTGCTTTTTTTTGTTTTTAGTAATAGTTTGTACTTGTAATGTTGAAGCTCCTTACTATACAATTTATTCTGTTCATATTATTGAACGTCTCTTGCAGTGATGTTGACAAAGTTGCAAAAGAACCATATTCGGGAGATAAAACAACAGGTAATTATATCTCTTCAGTAATTTTTTTAAACGGAGGCGATTTAGAATTTAAACAATATTCCAAGGGTTGTGTCAGCGAAGAAACTCAACGAATAGAAATTTCTCAAAAGAACAATAAGCAGATTGTCATTTCCTATTTTAGAAACGAAACAAAGGTTCTGGATAAAAAAGTATTTGATTCTTCATTTCAGATTTACATAAAGTCGTTTATTTATGAATGTGAAAGACTTTTAAAAGACACTGCATCAAGAAGGTTTGAATTTGCGACAATTGAAACCATTCAGATAAGCGATGGTTTGGATATTATTGAAGTTGGAACAGGGGTATCAAATCAAAGGAACCCATTTGATGATTTAGTCTATACTATATGTTCAAAAGCTGAAAATAGAATGATTTTGGATCGATGACAGCAAATCGTTCCTCGTTCTGATTGATTGAAGGAAATCCATCCTTACCCAATCTTCACCCCTTTCGTATGCGTCCTGATCAACACCCGTTTTAAACTCCGGTCGATAATTTCGCCCATACTTTTACAACGTGCAAAAACTGGATCATCGTAATGCAATGCAAGCTCATGACCAAGTTGCTGAATTTTTTCAGGCGTAGAAATCTTGTCTTTCACCAACACATCACGCAGGTCCCGTAAACGGTAACGTTCCTCCCGAATGCGCCTTGCGATCACAGCCCTTTCTTCCTGTTGATATTGCTGCACCACTTCAGGGTTCAGATGTTTTTGCACCAATTCAACAAAAGGGTAGTTCTCTTTAAAGAACTGTGGCAAATAAATATTCTTACTGCCTTCGTAAAACTGCTGATCGAAATCAATGGCACGGATGAAGAATTTATAATCATCAAAATCCGGCGTAATGATGAACACAAAATTGTAAGCACGCATATCGCCCAGCAAACGCAGGAAACAACGTTCATTAAACTTCACAAACTCTTTTGCAATACGCTTTAAATTGTATTCAGGTCGGCGTGGGATGAGTTTTAAAAACTGATCACCTGGGATGCCTGCGATATGTTCTTCCACCAATGTATTTCCATCACACAAATAATGCACAGGATTGGGCGATAGCAATTGCTCCAGCTCCAATCCATAAACACGTGATGCATCGGCTGTTTTTATATAGAAATAGTCGTACACATCGTTATACTTGTTTACGATCTTGATACGGTAAGGATGCGAGTTGCCAAACGTACAGTAATCGATGCGCTCAATATAGAGATGGTTCAACGCCTTGAGATCACCGGCTGCTTTTAATTTTGCATAGATCACTTTTATATGATCGTGTACTCTTGTTATTTCCGATTGCGGATAGATAACCGTTTCCCAAAGTGTGTCTTTCCCAAACTTATCAAGCAATGGAATTGATTCTGCATAATACTTCAAATCGTCGTAAGATACAGGCAACGTCAACTCCTGGTGATACAACCGCAGGTACTGGTGCAAGGGTTCGCTGACGGGATAAAATATTTTTTTGCGGCTGATCATGGTACTTCTGTTCAGGCTTCAAGTTAACCAAAGTTTTGTTGTTGATAATTGCTGCTGTATCTGATTTCGGTCATTAAAACCTTCTTGCTAATACCACCTGGTTTTTGAAACGTTTAACTTTGCCTTGCAGGTTAAATACTTCTGTAAAGATCACGTAAGGACCAAGTGGTAATTGTTGCAGTTTATCATTCAAGCCATCCCAGCGGAAATTTCCCTGCTGGCTGCAAATTGCATTTCGTTGCAATGCTTTTACAGGACGGCCACCAGCATCAAACACAGTAATATTCATCAAATAGCCTGTTTCAGGAAAACGATAACTGATGGTAAGAAAATCATCCGTGCCATCATTGTCAGGTGAAAATACTTCAGGTGTTACAGTTACATCACCCTGCACCTGCAGATCTAAACGAAACTGCGAGTTTTGATAAGTGGGTGTGCCATAGCCCACATCTTTTGCAGCACTATGCCAGTTGTCTTTGTTTTGTGTGGAAGCATTCGGGTCAATACGTTCTAAAGCCACGCCTTCACTGTTATTGATCAACGCAAAATGCCATTTGTCATCATAAGTAACTTCATCGATAATAGTTCCGCCGTTATCACTCAATACCACATTGCCTTTATCATCTGAATAAGAAGGCATCGAAGAGATGTTTAGAAACGCTGAAATATTTTTTGCAGTGAATTGTCGTTTTACAGTTGCTTCGTCGTCGCTCAGCACAAGATATTCACCGGGAAACATCGCTCTGTCTGTTGCAGTTAAAGCTCGCATATTTGCAATAACTCCTGCGCTGCTTCTGTTTGCAATCAATAATGATTTTAGATTGATGATCTTATTGCTGCGGTTGTAGATCTCCACGTAATCGGTGCCGTCACTTGAGGGGTTAAACAGAACTTCGTTGATAATAATATCATTTGCAACAGCAGCCGAACTAATGCCAACCTTTGTATTATTAAAAGCAGCAATGCTGTTGCCGCTGCAATCTTTCACATTAACAGCAGTAACGGTATAAACAGTTCCCGATTGTAATTGATTACTTACTGTAAGTTGTACGGTATTGAAAAGCGGCGCAAGACAAACTGCCGAAGCAGCTGTACCAATGCCATTACTCAACTGGTAATTGGCAGCAGCAGCGGCCGATAAGCTATCTAATGATTCATCAAAAGTTAACAGTAAAGTTGTATTGTCAACTGCAAATGCTCTAAGTAATGCAGGAGCCGTTTGGTCGCTGTTGGTTCCATCAACAGAATTTTTTATTCCGGGTGTGCCTCCTCTTGTGTCAACACTTGCACGCCAGTTGCTTGCACCACTGCACGGATTTTTAACATCAACCATTTCCAATGTCCAGCCACCATCGCCTTTAACTGCATTGTTGAACCAGCTGAGATTGTATTCTACTGCATGAACAATGGCTCCGGTGTTGCTGCGGATGAAAATCATTTCGCCACTATTATCTAAGGAAGGAAAACTTGTAACGCCAAATGTGCGGCCATACTGCTGCATTGTCGCTGCTGCTGTAGTGCCGCAAATAACAGCACTGCTATCAGGTTGTAATAAAAAATTAGGTAATGCACCACTCACACCATTTGCATCGCCCACCCGCCAGTTTTGTAAGTTGATAGCTGATGTAGTTGTATTGCGTATCTCTATCCATTCAACATTGGGTA
The DNA window shown above is from Lacibacter sp. H375 and carries:
- a CDS encoding lamin tail domain-containing protein → MLQPKLLITIVCLLILQANAFTQNRYSVVISEIMSDPTPQISLPNVEWIEIRNTTTSAINLQNWRVGDANGVSGALPNFLLQPDSSAVICGTTAAATMQQYGRTFGVTSFPSLDNSGEMIFIRSNTGAIVHAVEYNLSWFNNAVKGDGGWTLEMVDVKNPCSGASNWRASVDTRGGTPGIKNSVDGTNSDQTAPALLRAFAVDNTTLLLTFDESLDSLSAAAAANYQLSNGIGTAASAVCLAPLFNTVQLTVSNQLQSGTVYTVTAVNVKDCSGNSIAAFNNTKVGISSAAVANDIIINEVLFNPSSDGTDYVEIYNRSNKIINLKSLLIANRSSAGVIANMRALTATDRAMFPGEYLVLSDDEATVKRQFTAKNISAFLNISSMPSYSDDKGNVVLSDNGGTIIDEVTYDDKWHFALINNSEGVALERIDPNASTQNKDNWHSAAKDVGYGTPTYQNSQFRLDLQVQGDVTVTPEVFSPDNDGTDDFLTISYRFPETGYLMNITVFDAGGRPVKALQRNAICSQQGNFRWDGLNDKLQQLPLGPYVIFTEVFNLQGKVKRFKNQVVLARRF